The genomic window GCAGGGATCTACATCGCCAACCGGAAGTCCGGCGAAATCATCAAAGCGGACATGGATGGAAATGGCGCGATAGTCGTCAAGAAACTGGAAAACCCTATGGGTATCGCGACGGACGGAGTTAATTTCTGGGTCGCCATCCAGGGCGCAGGAGGACAAGTAATAAAATTCCATACGTATGATGACTACGCACAGGATAGCATTAGGCCGGCCCAAGATAAGCCAGGGATTAACTATCTCTCACTCTTGGATTCAGATATTCTCACCTGGAGTAAACCTCTACTTTTCATCTCTAGAGATAAGGGCTGGGCGGCGCAGGGCTACGGAGCGTGGTGTGAAGAAATCGTGAGCGATCTGCCCGATGCCAGAGGCATGACATCCGACGGTAAATTCCTCTATATCGCCAGCTGGCAACGGGACAAAGTGCTACGGGCACGCTTCGACGGGGCGGCCGGCAAGGAGGAGTTCATCGCCGTCGCCAAGCCCGAGGATATTTCTTGCAATGAGAGACATGTATACGTAACCACCGGCAATAACACGCTGATCCGAGCATCGCGGAGTACTGGAGCTATCGATGATGGCTTCACCATCAAAAATCTCAACAAACCCCGCGGCGTAGCAGTCTGGGGCAACTATGTCTATTTTGTGGAGCAAGGTGCACCCAAGGTATCCCGAGTGTTCATTGGGTGGGCCGCCGAGTAGCAGAATCATGACAGGCCTGCACTCCGCAACGAATCACGCGTGGCTTCACTTTTGCGTCACCTGCGAATGATTCGTAGAAGGGGCCGGATCTGAACCGGCTCCGTGGTACATCCAATATGGGATCAGCTGATTTCACTTCACCGACGAAGAACACCACGTTCTTCCGGGCGGGGTGACCCATAGCCCCGATCCCTGCGATACGACCTGACGCCTGCCATTGCGAGAGTCGGCCGCTGTGGTTTGCTGTACATACCTCGCCCAGGGCGGACCCGACAGAAACACGCGTAGTGACAGCTCACCAGGGACCCTGGCGGGGTAAACCGGTCAACTCTCAAAGCCGGCGGGTAACCTCCACGGTTACCTGCACGACGATGTGAACCGTCGCTACGCCACCGTGGCGCTGGCGTTGCGCTTGTGCGGGACGCCTCCCATGACGGCGCCGCACGGGCGCGGTTGGAGCATGGACCGCTGGTGAGCACGGGGCTGGTGCGGCTGGAGCATCCGGATCAGCCGTTGCTGGTTCGGGCGTTGCGGGTAAGCGATCGTGTCGTCTCCTGTCTGCTGGGGCACGGTGCTCCGCTCGTGGCGGATCCAGCGATGAGCCTGGTTCGTGAGACGCCGCTGCTGCCCGCGTCCGCGCGGCTCCTGGTCCAGCAGGTCCGTGCGGCGCTGGGGCAGCTCGTCTATCTGCGGGGCCGGTCCGACAGCGCGGTGGAGTCGGTCGCCGATGCCGCCATCCAGGAGGGGTCGGGAAAGGCGATACGCGTTGACCCACGCCGCCTTATCCCGGGTGCCGAAGGCGCGAAGGGGATGCCTGCTCGACGCCTCCGACCTTAGAAACCAGCTCACCACCCCCACAGCCGAAACCGGCCCGAGAGGCCAGCCTCCCCGACGCTCACGAGAAAGATCTCCGACAACAGATATACGAAGCAATGCGCCGAAGAAGTACAGCCTTTGAGTTTCCAGTGCCGACCTTGAACAGAGAAACGGACGCATACATCGCGACGTCCGCCGACGAATCGACTGTGTTGACAGGATGGCTCCGTGAAAAAGGTCTTCCAAATGATCCCTCAAAGGTTGGCCCTGGCAAGACACTATGGATCATCTGACACGACTACGAGGTCAGCGACGGCAAACTTGCCATCCGCATCATCTGCCAACGGGATTTAACCCCCCAAAGTACCACTGCCCGTGTGGTCCTCACCGCAGTAGGTGTCTACGGAAAAGGCGGCGCTGCGCAGAACATAGCCGCCGGCCTCGGTGTTCCTGTGTATGGCTCCACCATTCCTGTGTCGATGTCCGCCGACCTTCCCATGATGGTCGATGATGAAGACGAATCCTGCTCCTGGAGCCGGGGCGGGGCCATGTCCCGTGCACTGAACCTCCACGGGACGTTCCATCTCTTCCCGCCGGACCCACCCCGCCTTTTCGTGCCCGACGGCTGAATCCAGCTCCCCGGCCACCAGTCGTGCACGTGCAGAGGCCAGATCTGGGCGCGTCAGGGCAGCCGCAGATACCGTGCAATGCAAGGAGAATCAATCATGGGTGAACTTGTTGTCATCACTGGGGATACGGTTACCATTAATCCTCCCAACGATCCGCCGGCGCAATATACGCTGATCCCTCCTACTCCGCTGCCAATTTCAGGATCAAGCCATAATGTCAAGGTTCGAGGTGCAGTTGCCTGCCTGCCTAGCGACGTCGAGAATCTCACAGCGAATTTCACGTACGATTGTGGATCCTATGTGGGCGGAACCGGGACGGTCACCCTGCGGCTCAAGGATGGGAACAAGACGAAGAAGACCAAGAACGGTCAGCCACTTGTCATCAGCGGCACTGCCTTCGATGCGAAGTTCACTTTTGCGTCACCTGCGAATGATCCGCAGAAGGGGCCGGATCCGAACCGGCTCAGTGGTACATCCAAGATGGGGTCAGCTGACTTCACTTCACCGACGAAGAACACCTTCTTCCGGGCGGGGTGAGCCCAGTCCCCGATCCCTGCGACACGACCTGACGCCTGCCATTGCGAGTGGTGTGCCCCGAGGCATTCACGCCGCCCCGAGGTATCCCGCACCGTCAACCGCCCTCCCACAGAAGGCCCTTCCATGATCAATCATGTGGACAACGCCTTAGAGGCCCTCATCAAGCTACTCAACCCTGATCTTTTCGCCGCCAATGGCGACATGAAGATCCTCTTCAGTCCACCGACGAAGGAGACCGTGCAGATCGGTGCTCGGCAGCAACTTATCGACGTCTATCTGTACGATGTTCAGGAGGCGGCAGCGCGCCGGGAGTCGGGGTCCATCGTCGTACGCGACAACAACGCCCGACAGAAGAACCCGGAAACAGGCCGGATGGAGTCGAGACCGGTTTCCCGGCACGCTCCACCGCGATACCTCAAACTCTCCTACATGCTGACCGTGTGGACAGCTGAGCAGAAGGACTCCCATCAGATACTCGGTTTGTTGTTTGCCCACCTGGCAAAGTATCTGGTCCTGAAGTTGCCGAGTTATCCTTGGCCTCACGAGACCGACGCGAAAATGACGGTCTACCAGACGATGTATGCCGAACTGGATGTTGGGCGTCCTCCTGTGCAGGATCGGATTCTCACCGAGTTGTGGACGACGTTCAACAATACACTCGTGCCTTTCCTGAATGTGACGGTGACGGTGCCGGTGCCCGCCTTCACGCCGGAGCAGATCACTCACGTGGTGGAGAAGGTCGTCTCTCCTGTCACTGCGGTGTCTGCGGGCGCGGAGGAATTCGCAGAGCTCTCGCGGGAAGGCGAGCAGCGGTGATGACACGTCGGCAGCAGCACCTCGCTGACGAGGCGGCGGCAGCGGAATCGCAGGATGCGGGCTTGACCCATCTGCTGAGCAGGCTGTCCCTGGTGGAACGGCGGGTGTTCCGGGCGGTGTCCGCGCGGGTGGCTTCCCACCCTCGCGATACGCCCGCCCCTCTGCGCGGCCTGTACGTCTCGGAGGAGGAGGTGGCGTGGCTGTATCACAACCCGGCACTCCCGCTTGCCGAGGACCCGGATGAGCAGGACTGGCTGGCCGCTTGTGAGAAGGAGGCCGATGCGGCCCAGGCCCGCGGGGCGCGACTGCCGCTGCGGGAGTTGAGCGTCGGATTCGGGTTGTCAGCGCTGGACATCGAGGTGCTGCTGATCGCGCTGGCACCTGAGTTGGACCCGTGCTACGAGCGGTTCTACGGCTATCTGCACGATGATGTGAACCGCCGCTTCGCCACCGTGGCGCTGGCGCTGCGCTTGTGCGGGCTGCCCGCCCATTCCGGCGCTGCCCGGGCTCGCCTGGAGCACGGGCCGCTGGTGAGTACGGGGCTGGTACGTCTGGAACAGGAGGAGCTCGCGCTGCCGAGCCGGTCCCTGCGGGTGAACGACCGTGTCACGGCGCACCTCCTGGGCCAGGACGTTCCGCTCACCCCGGACACGGGCATCCGCCTGGTCTGCGAGGCGCCGCCGCAGCCGACGGCTGCACAGGAGCTGGGGCAGGAAGTGGCCGCGATTCTGGGGCAGGGGCACCTTGTGTATCTTCGCGGCCGTCCGGACAGCGCTGTGGATACGGTCGCCGACGCCGCCGCCTGTGAGGGCAATGCACAGGCCGTACGGGTCGACCTCCGCGACCTTTCCCAGGGCTCGCAGATGTGGGCGGTGCTCGAGACGGCGGTGCTGGAGGCACGGTTGCGCGGGTGCGGCCTGCATGTGGGCCCTCTGCTCCGCCCGGAAACCACGGCGGAGACCGCTGAACCCATGTACCGGGAGGTCCTGCGGCCTCTGCGGGACGCCGGCATCCCCGTGGTGATCTCGGGCCAAGCCCCCTGGGATCCCGCCTGGTGCACCTCCGTGCCGGTGATCCTCACCTGCCCGCCCATGAGCCCCCGGCAGAGAGCCGCCATGTGGCGGTCCGAGCTGGACGACACATGCGCTCCGGCAGACCTGGAATCCACCGTCCGTGCCATGGACGCCCACCGGCTCAGCCCCGGCGAGCTACGTGCCGGTGTCCGTGCTGCCCGTACTCAGGCGCAGGCCACCGGCACCGCGCTGGACGTGCCGACGCTGCAGGCCGGCGCGCGCCTGTGGCACGGGAGCGGTCTGGAACGCCTGGCCCGCAGAATCGAACCCAGCGCCCGCCTCACCGACCTCGTCCTGCCCGATCTGCCCCGCGGTCAGCTCGACGCGCTCGTCGTGCGGGCCCGGCACCGCGAGGAAGTCCTCCACGGCTGGGGCATGCTGCCGGGAAGCAGTCGCGGTGCCGGCACCACCGCCCTGTTCACCGGCGACTCCGGCACCGGCAAAACCCTGGCTGCCGAAGCCGTCGCCGCCGAGCTCGGACTGGACCTCTACGTCATCAATCTGGCGACTCTCGTCGACAAATACATCGGAGAAACCGAGAAGAACCTCGAACGCGTCTTCACCCACGCCGAAGGCGTCAGCGCTGTCCTCCTCTTCGACGAGGCCGACGCGATCTTCGGTAAGCGCTCCGAGACGACGAGCGCCCACGACCGCTACGCGAACATCGAAACGGCTTACCTCCTGCAGCGCCTCGAATCCTTCGACGGCATCGGCATCCTCACCACCAATCTCTCCGCCAACATCGACACCGCGTTCACCCGGCGCCTGGACCTGATCATCCACTTCCCGCCACCGGACGAGCACCACCGCCGACTCCTATGGGACCACTGCCTGGGCACCACCATCCCCCGCTCGCCCGGCCTCGACCTCGACCACCTCGCCCGCGCCTTCCCCCTCTCCGGGGGCAGCATCCGCAACTGCGCCATCACCGCCGCTTATCACTCTGCCGCGACCCGCCAGCCGTTCTCCACCAAGACACTCCTGGACGCTGTCCGGGCCGAATACCTCAAACTCGGCCGCATCATCAGCGAACCCTTCTCGGAACCGGCTCATGACGGTGTGACGTCCGGTGATCCTCAGTAAACGGAACCCGGCCGAGCCACACCGCCGTGGATACGTTGCCCACGTCATCCGCTGGGGGCCGGATCGCGCGGAGCCTGTCGGATGGGCCCAATCGGGTGGGGCGCGGGACAGGGGCGCCCCGGAGGAGCTCGCTTTCCGGGCCCAGATGCGGCTGACGAGGCAGGAGCTGCGGTCGGGGCGTCAGGGCTGTGGCGTTGCTGGGGCGCCCGGCGGCACGGATCCTGTCGGGATACGGAGAGCCGGCGCTTGAGCCGGTGGGCGTGACGGGTGAGGCGCCGTCGCAGGAGCTTGTCGACGCGCGAACCAGCTATGGGCAGGTGCTGCGGGGCGAGGAACCCGGCGCCGGTTCGGAGGTTTCCGGCCCAGGTGCCGAGGGCTTGCCCGGGCGCGGGCTGGAGGTGTGGGAAGACGCTCCTCTGGACCCGGCCACGCATAGCGGCAGCGCAGCGCGGCTCCCGTCCCGGGTGGGCCGCTCAGAACAGTTCGGCGGTGTGCGTGTGGCCCCGGGAGCCGCCGACCTGGACCGTGAGGACAGGCCGAACGCCCGGCGTGAGCGTGACCGTGTCGTCCGCGCGCGTCACCCCCCTTACCGCCCAGGGCAGTTCGAGGCTGAGTGTGGTGACCGTACGCCCGGGGTCCGCGACGGCCACGGCGATGGCGTCCCCGCGCCGCTGGATCAGGAGTGTGCCGGGGCCGTCCGACGCGACGCCGCCGGCCTCGGCCGCCGCCCAGAAGTGGACGGCGGTCAGGCCGAGTCGGCGCACCTGCACCGCCTGGACGTCGGGGCTGTTGGCGAGGATGCGCACCGGGCGGGCGAAGGCCCAGGCGGCGGTGTGCGCGGCGCCGAGGCCGGGGAGCAGCACGTATGCGTACTGCGCGGCGGTGGGGGAGACGCCGTGGTCGAGCCAGAGCGTCTCGTAGCGACGGGTGAGCGGGTCAACGGATCCGCCGGTGTCGGCGCCGGTGTTGATGTCGCGCCACGCGCCGGTTCGCTCCTCGCACAGTGTGTGCAGGTCCGCGCCATCGGGGAACACGTACCCGCCGACCTCTTCCAGATGGGCCCACCTGGCGCCGGGGACCTGCGATGGCGTGCCGAGGGTGCCGCGTCGGTGGCGGCCGTCGACGAGGAGCCGGCCGGTACCGTTCGCGTGCAGATTGCGGTTCTCGACGACGGTCTCCACGGTGCGGCCGTCGCTCGCGGTGATGCCGGCGCCGAGCGCGACGACCCCGTCGTCGAGACAGAACCACGCCTTCCGCGCGCGCAGCGTGCTGCCGTTCGCGACCAGTTCCATCGCCGCCGCCCCGTACCGGTCGCGCAGGACCGCGCCGCCCGCGACGGCGTTGGGGGGCCGGTGGGTGCCGGTGCCGGCACCCGTACCCGCGTCGTCGCGGTGGCGGGTGTCCACAGTGGTGCCGGGGAGCCGGTACGGGTCGACGGTCGGCCAGAAGCCGTCGGAGAACTGGGTGCGGTCGTCGTCGTACAGATAGGTCATGCCGTCACCGGTGTACCAGCCGTGCAGGTTCTCGCCGTTGCCCGCTTCGTAGGCGGCGATGCGCTTCGACGACAGGCTGAGGGCGAGGGTCCAGCCGGGGCGGCGGTGCACGACGCGGTCCATGTCGGCGAAGACGGTGTGTCCGACGGGAACGGGCGCGGTGGGTACGTCGGGGTCGTCGAGGACCGCACGGGCGCGCTGGAGCGCGGGGATGTTCGCGAGCGACAGGTACGGCACCTGCGTGTTGCGCCGGATCCAGCCCTTCGCGACGGATCGCCACCGGTGTGCGTACTCCTCGGGGGCCCCGGTGGCCAGGAGGAGCACGTTGGTGGTCGTGCCGGCGCCGGTGTTCACGTCCTGCTCGCGCTGGCGTGAGACGGCTCGGCCGCGTACGGCGTCCATCATCAGCCCGTCGAAGGTGACCGCGGCGAAGCTTCGTTCGACGGCCTCGTGGATGACGGAGATCCCCGGGTCCGTCACGGCCCAGTCGGAGCCGGCGAGAAGGGCGGAGAGGTAGGCGACACGGCCGAGCAGGACGTTGCCGTAGGTGCCGGTGTAGGCGACGTAGGAGTGCTGGACGAACGAGCCGTCGGCGTAGAAGCCGTCGCCCGACGTCACATGCTTGAAGAGGCTGTTCCGTCCCGCGTCGCGGGTGTCGGAGAGACCGTCGCGGGCGAGTGCCAGCTTCGCCGCACTGCGGCCGACGATGCCGCGCAGGGCGACGATCGCGGCCTTGTCGGCCCGGTTGGCTCCCGTCTCGGACAGGCTGGGGGAGTTGGTGCGGCGGTCGGGATCGGGGCAGAACCTGTCCACGGCCGCGCAGTACGCGGCGAGGCGCTCGGCCGGAATGCGGTCGTACAGCAGCACGCAGACGTCCATGAGGTTCCGCGGTGCGCCGATCTCCCAGAACCACCAGTTGCCCGCCTCGGGCCTGCCGGGGTGGTAGGCGCGGTCGTTGAGGAAGGCCAGCGCGTCGACGACCGCCCCGGCGAGCGCCTCGTCGCCGTGAAATGCGGACCCGGGCGTGCTCCACGCGGTGGCGAGCGTGAGCAGCCTCCCGTAGGACTGGCCCATGTTGCCGGCGGCCTCGACGGGTGCCAGGTCGGGCCACAACGCCGTGCGCCCGGTGGTGCGGTCCAGCGCGGACCACTGCGCCTGCGCCGCGCTGTCCAGGGCGGAGAGGGCCGCGTCGAAGACCGGGTCGGCCGGGTCGATGGCTCCGCCTGTGGAGAGTGCGGCGGCGCGCGCCCGCAGGCTGGCGAACGCGTCCGGCTCGGCGGCGGTTTCGGCATAGTTGTCCACCCTGCCCGTGGTGGGGTGCGCCGCGGCGGCGCTCGCACCGACGGGGACCAGCAGGGCACCCGCCCCGGCCGCGAGAAGGCTGCGTCTGCACGGGTCATGGGGATTCATCGACCAACTGCTCCTCGGCTGGTGTGGCGTCCGCGATGTGCTGCCCGACAGGGTGTAAGCGCTTCCTGTCCCAGGGCAAGAGGGCGTCCGGCGTTTCTCCTCTTTTCTATGGTCAGCAGAGGCGTTTGACGGTGTGCATGGGACAGAAACCGCTGCTACTGGCATAGGGCGAGGGGGAGTTGGACCGGACCATCTTGTGCGCCCTCGTATCGGCTGTCACTCTGCTCCCGCACCTGACCGTCACCACACGCACTGCGGGAGGACGCGATGAGGAAGCAAAAGCTGCTGCGGCGGCTCGGTGTGACGACGGGGGTGGTGGCAGGCGCGATGTCCGCGATGCTGTACACCTCCGGGACCGCGGCGGCCGCGGTCACGCCCGGGCATCTGATCAACGCCTACCACTCGATCCCGGGGGCGCCTGCCGAGGGCCTCAACGACATCAGCTACCACGTGATCGTCAACCAGGAACCGACGATCAACATGTTCTTCGCCCAGGCCTTCTACTTCAAGAACGGCCAGGTCGGCTACATGGGGCTTCAGCCGCGCCCGGACGGCAACGACCTCGCGCTGTTCTCCGTCTTCGGCTCCGGCGCCTCCACCACCGACCCCAACTGCCGTGCGGGGGCCGACGGCGGCGAGGGCGTCAGCTGCTCCGTGCGCTATCCCTACCAGACGGGCCGCCAGTACCGGCTGAAGATCCAGAACGTCGGCGGCTCGAAGTGGGAGGGCATCGTCTACGACACGGTGACGGCCACGACCACACACATCGGCAGCTGGACGGTGTCGTCGTCCGCGGGCAAACTCAAGCCCAACGGGACGATGTTCATGGAGGCCTGGCAGTCGGTCGCCGACTGCAACGCGGTGCCGAAGGCGTCGGCCTACTTCTCCAATCCGCAGGGCCACGGCAGCAGCCTCCGCGGCTCCTTCACCAGCGCCGTGCTGCTGGGTCCGTGCAAGGACAAGGCGAGCTACTCGATCCAGTCGTCCGGCCTGACGGGCACGACGGGCTGAGGCGCAGCCTCAAGAGGCGCCGGGCGTGGCCGCTGCTGGACGCGGTGACGTGGGCCGCGCGATCACGTCCGGGGCCGCCGGCGCCACGGTCGCCGGCTTCGGGAGGCGATGTGCGACGCCCGGCGTGCGCTCCTGGTTCGGCTGCCGCGGCCTGCGCCTCCGTCGACCGGTGTTTCAGTCGAGGACCGCCAGGTGGTCGGCGGCGCCTCCGCGCCACTCGACCATGAAAAGGGTGGCGTCGTCGCTGGTGCGCCCACCGCGCTCCTTCTTGAGCGTGTGGGAGAGCCGGCGCAGATCTGCCCGCACCCCGTCTGACGGCTCATCCCCCTGACGGTTGACGCAGCCGATGAGGCGTTCCTCGCCGAACGGCTTCCCGCCGGCGACATGCTCCTCGATGATGCCGTCGGTATAGCACAGCACCCGGTCGCCCTGCCGGAGCATGTGCTGTCTGACCCGGGGCTGCTCGCCTCCGAAGCCGACGGGCAACGTCGTGGCGCTCTCCAACTGCCGCACGACCCTGCCGTCGCGGATCAACAGCGGCGCGGGGTGACCTGCGTTGACCAGTTCGAGCTCGCCGGTGGTGATGTTGATGTGCATGAGCTGTGCTGTGACGAAGTGGTCGGGCCCGAACTGCTGGGAGATGGCGTCGTCCATGAACGTGTACTTCTCGGGCAGACTGATGAATACGCGGCGGGCGTGGCGGTAGGCACCGATGGCGATGGTCGCCATCGCGGCGGCGTCCAATCCGTGGCCCATCGCGTCGATCACGGCCATGTGAAGAATGTTGTCGTTGAGGGCGTAGTCGAAGCTGTCACCGGCGACGCGGTAGGCAGGCTCCAGGATGCCGGCCACCTCGACCTGCGGCACGGACATCGTCAGCGGAGGCAGCAGGCTCCACTGGATCTCCGCGGACACGCTCATCGGCTCCCGACGCCGGGCATGAAAAGACTGGTCGGTGTAAGCGTTCTTGGTGGCCAGGATGTCGGCGACGAGGCCGGCGAGTCTGCCCAGCAGGCGCCGGTCGTCGTTGTCGAGGGCGTCCATGGTGACGGCCATCACGCCCACCTGGTCGCTGCCGTCCAGCAGCGGCAGGTAGATCCGGACGTCGCGGGCCTGCGGCACCTCGACGGCCTGCGCGCGCAAGAAGGCCCGGCCGGCGGGGGAGCCGAACACCGGCTCGGGCTGACTGACGTGCAGGTTCCTGCCCGGCAGCGGCACCAGCAGCTCCTGCGCGTAGTCCTGGAGCAGGATGGAGACGTCACGACCGCCGATCCTCGCCACCTCCTCCGCGACCAGCGGCGCGACCAGCTGTGGCGGCAGCAGGCGCGCCCTGTCCAGCAGTACGCCGAGCAGTCGCTCACCGAAGCCCTCCGACCGATCCACGATCTCCTCGTCCATGGCCCGGTTCGCCGCCTCATTCCTGCCATCCAGCCGGTCACTGTCTCTGTACAACGTGACCTGGAGTCCGGTGGAGTTTGCTGATTACGCCATGCGCGGCATGTTGGGCGGCGTTGTTCGGCGGCTGTCACTCCTTGTCCGGGGAAGGTCTTGCCGAAGGAGACGATCAAGATGTCACCCCTTCGGCGAGCGCCGAGTGGTGTCACATTGCGCCGGCAAGGCCGGGTAGCCGTGCACTGCGAGGGGCGCCTGGCGGGTGACCTGCCTGGTCAGGCGCCCCCCGCTCCCGCGTCTAGAAGAAGCCGAGTTTCTGCGGCGCGTACGACACCAGCAGATTCTTCGTCTGCTGGTAGTGGTCGAGCATCATCTTGTGGGTCTCACGGCCGATGCCGGACTGCTTGTAGCCGCCGAACGCCGCGTGCGCCGGATACGCGTGGTAGCAGTTCGTCCAGACCCGGCCCGCCTGGATGGCCCGGCCCGCGCGGTACGCCTGGTTGATGTCGCGCGTCCAGACGCCCGCGCCCAGGCCGTACAGCGTGTCGTTCGCCGTCCTGATCGCGTCGTCGAAGTCCGAGAACGAGGTCACCGCCACGACCGGGCCGAAGATCTCCTCCTGGAAGATCCGCATCCGGTTGTCGCCCTCGAAGATCGTCGGCTGGACGTAGTAGCCGCCTGCGAGCTCGCCGTCGTACTCGATCCGCTGACCGCCCGTCAGGATCTTCGCGCCCTCCTGCTGGCCGATGTCCAGGTAGGACAGGATCTTCTGGAGCTGGTCGTTGGACGCCTGCGCGCCGATCATCGTCTCCGTGTCCAGGGGGTGACCGGGCACGATCGCCTCGGTACGGGCGATCCCGGCGTCCAGGAACTCGCTGTAGTGCCCGCGCTGGATCAGCGCCCGGGAGGGGCAGGTGCACACCTCGCCCTGGTTGAGGGCGAACATTGTGAAGCCCTCCAGCGCCTTGTCGCGCAGCTCGTCGTCCGCGGACCAGATGTCGTCGAAGAAG from Streptomyces sp. FIT100 includes these protein-coding regions:
- a CDS encoding DUF4255 domain-containing protein, coding for MINHVDNALEALIKLLNPDLFAANGDMKILFSPPTKETVQIGARQQLIDVYLYDVQEAAARRESGSIVVRDNNARQKNPETGRMESRPVSRHAPPRYLKLSYMLTVWTAEQKDSHQILGLLFAHLAKYLVLKLPSYPWPHETDAKMTVYQTMYAELDVGRPPVQDRILTELWTTFNNTLVPFLNVTVTVPVPAFTPEQITHVVEKVVSPVTAVSAGAEEFAELSREGEQR
- a CDS encoding ATP-binding protein encodes the protein MTHLLSRLSLVERRVFRAVSARVASHPRDTPAPLRGLYVSEEEVAWLYHNPALPLAEDPDEQDWLAACEKEADAAQARGARLPLRELSVGFGLSALDIEVLLIALAPELDPCYERFYGYLHDDVNRRFATVALALRLCGLPAHSGAARARLEHGPLVSTGLVRLEQEELALPSRSLRVNDRVTAHLLGQDVPLTPDTGIRLVCEAPPQPTAAQELGQEVAAILGQGHLVYLRGRPDSAVDTVADAAACEGNAQAVRVDLRDLSQGSQMWAVLETAVLEARLRGCGLHVGPLLRPETTAETAEPMYREVLRPLRDAGIPVVISGQAPWDPAWCTSVPVILTCPPMSPRQRAAMWRSELDDTCAPADLESTVRAMDAHRLSPGELRAGVRAARTQAQATGTALDVPTLQAGARLWHGSGLERLARRIEPSARLTDLVLPDLPRGQLDALVVRARHREEVLHGWGMLPGSSRGAGTTALFTGDSGTGKTLAAEAVAAELGLDLYVINLATLVDKYIGETEKNLERVFTHAEGVSAVLLFDEADAIFGKRSETTSAHDRYANIETAYLLQRLESFDGIGILTTNLSANIDTAFTRRLDLIIHFPPPDEHHRRLLWDHCLGTTIPRSPGLDLDHLARAFPLSGGSIRNCAITAAYHSAATRQPFSTKTLLDAVRAEYLKLGRIISEPFSEPAHDGVTSGDPQ
- a CDS encoding polysaccharide lyase 8 family protein, which produces MNPHDPCRRSLLAAGAGALLVPVGASAAAAHPTTGRVDNYAETAAEPDAFASLRARAAALSTGGAIDPADPVFDAALSALDSAAQAQWSALDRTTGRTALWPDLAPVEAAGNMGQSYGRLLTLATAWSTPGSAFHGDEALAGAVVDALAFLNDRAYHPGRPEAGNWWFWEIGAPRNLMDVCVLLYDRIPAERLAAYCAAVDRFCPDPDRRTNSPSLSETGANRADKAAIVALRGIVGRSAAKLALARDGLSDTRDAGRNSLFKHVTSGDGFYADGSFVQHSYVAYTGTYGNVLLGRVAYLSALLAGSDWAVTDPGISVIHEAVERSFAAVTFDGLMMDAVRGRAVSRQREQDVNTGAGTTTNVLLLATGAPEEYAHRWRSVAKGWIRRNTQVPYLSLANIPALQRARAVLDDPDVPTAPVPVGHTVFADMDRVVHRRPGWTLALSLSSKRIAAYEAGNGENLHGWYTGDGMTYLYDDDRTQFSDGFWPTVDPYRLPGTTVDTRHRDDAGTGAGTGTHRPPNAVAGGAVLRDRYGAAAMELVANGSTLRARKAWFCLDDGVVALGAGITASDGRTVETVVENRNLHANGTGRLLVDGRHRRGTLGTPSQVPGARWAHLEEVGGYVFPDGADLHTLCEERTGAWRDINTGADTGGSVDPLTRRYETLWLDHGVSPTAAQYAYVLLPGLGAAHTAAWAFARPVRILANSPDVQAVQVRRLGLTAVHFWAAAEAGGVASDGPGTLLIQRRGDAIAVAVADPGRTVTTLSLELPWAVRGVTRADDTVTLTPGVRPVLTVQVGGSRGHTHTAELF
- a CDS encoding DUF3472 domain-containing protein, coding for MRKQKLLRRLGVTTGVVAGAMSAMLYTSGTAAAAVTPGHLINAYHSIPGAPAEGLNDISYHVIVNQEPTINMFFAQAFYFKNGQVGYMGLQPRPDGNDLALFSVFGSGASTTDPNCRAGADGGEGVSCSVRYPYQTGRQYRLKIQNVGGSKWEGIVYDTVTATTTHIGSWTVSSSAGKLKPNGTMFMEAWQSVADCNAVPKASAYFSNPQGHGSSLRGSFTSAVLLGPCKDKASYSIQSSGLTGTTG
- a CDS encoding PP2C family protein-serine/threonine phosphatase, with translation MDEEIVDRSEGFGERLLGVLLDRARLLPPQLVAPLVAEEVARIGGRDVSILLQDYAQELLVPLPGRNLHVSQPEPVFGSPAGRAFLRAQAVEVPQARDVRIYLPLLDGSDQVGVMAVTMDALDNDDRRLLGRLAGLVADILATKNAYTDQSFHARRREPMSVSAEIQWSLLPPLTMSVPQVEVAGILEPAYRVAGDSFDYALNDNILHMAVIDAMGHGLDAAAMATIAIGAYRHARRVFISLPEKYTFMDDAISQQFGPDHFVTAQLMHINITTGELELVNAGHPAPLLIRDGRVVRQLESATTLPVGFGGEQPRVRQHMLRQGDRVLCYTDGIIEEHVAGGKPFGEERLIGCVNRQGDEPSDGVRADLRRLSHTLKKERGGRTSDDATLFMVEWRGGAADHLAVLD